The following is a genomic window from Caproiciproducens sp. CPB-2.
TTTCTGCTGTTTCTACCTTTGTCTCTGCTTTTACCATCGTTTACATCTCCAATCAAATTAATGTTCTTCCATTATACCGATTTTTCTTGAACATTAATTGCCGAAATGCGATTATTATATGATTACAGAAATTACCATATGCTTCTGAAACGATTCCTGCAGTTTAGGCGTTTTATAATGAACTGCAGGGTTCCTCTATTATGCCATAATCTGCGGCTCTTTTCGATTAAATATCAGATGGATATAAATCAGCGGGCCTGCATAATCTTGCGGGTCTGTCTGTATTTAAGAAAAACTGCATGACAATACTGTTCCTTTCTTCAAACAGCAGCAGTTCCTGACCGGATACGGCAATCAATTTGAAAGACATGTCCGCTGCCTGTTCATCATTTTCACAGATTGTTTTTATAGCGGAAATGAGTTCCTTGGGTTTGCTGACCATTTCTATCTCTATCCGTTTGAGAAGATTATGCCAATGGTCCGAAAGCCGTACCGCGTCTGTCGATGAGCCGTCGCTCGCATATCCGCCTCCCAACGGGAAATAAACGGTGCCGGGCTTAACTTCCACCATCGTTAAGACATGGGCCTTACGTAAGCAGTCGTATTCTTCGTCCGATGGGGCATGGGGATAAAGTGACAGGACGTCATTTAGCTTCCGGTTGGAAATAAGTTCCGGCCAATTGTCATGAAGAATACGAACCAAATCCTGCGACGCGAACAGATGTTTTTTCTGATGACGGTATACTTGCAAAAAATAGGCTGTTGTATCCGTAAAATATACAAATAGCTCGTAGTCGCTTCCATTTTCCACGCGTGACTGGAATTCGGACAAGGCTGCTTCATAACCTGGCGGACAGGAAAATTCTTTTGAATAGCATGCCTGCCGTTTTTTTTGTGGAATCTGCAGCTTCTTCACCTTAAAATATTCAGTAGCGCTGTGTTTTGCGGACGATGGAGTGTATCCCATATTTTTTAGCCGGTGCCACAGAATAGCGTTAAAATCAGCACATAAATCAATGTCGATACTCCATTTTTCTTCCTCTAAAATGGAACTGTGATATTTCATAGCATTCACCTTTTTATTGCGCTCATTTCTGAACATATGGTTTAATTAAATTATAACATTCCAAGTAAAATCTGTCACTTTATTTTTCTTTTGTATCTTATTGGACTTGACGATATTAGTGACGATTTTAAGTAGGAAGACATAGGGTAAAGACAAAACGCCACATAAAAGTGCCAATATTGGCCTTTTGAGTCTTTCATAAAACCACACAAAAACAGCAAAAGCCGCATGAACGCTGAATTTTTCAGTATCCATGCGGCTTATTCTTTGGTCCGAGTGGCGAGACTTGAACTCACGGCCTCTTGACCCCCAGTCAAGCGCGCTACCAACTGCGCCACACCCGGAAACAACGTTAATTAGTATATCACAACATCCAAAGCCTTGCAAGTGAAAACTTCTATTTTTACCGATAAACTGCTCAAAATCTCTCCGCTGAATTTAATGACGCGATTACAGCGAACCTGAAAGGATAGCAATCGTAAAGAAATCAGCATCAGAAAAAGCTCTGATGCTGACCTGACTATTCTTCGTCCTCTTTTTCCCGGACGCTGTGCGGCGACTCATTTTTTGCATAGTTCTCATATTGATATTTTTCCGCCTGATATCGCTGAGAAGCGGGCCTTGAATTCAGGTATTCCTGAACTCTCAGATCGTTTGAGAAAAGCATGCTGAATTCCGGCGGAAGATGGCTGGGTTCTTCATTCATAAATTCACCCCGAAGAGTATTCTCCGCACTTGCGGTGGATTCATGCGCTGTCGTTTTCCTGTTTTGGCGGCACTTTTTTACCGCTGTCCGGGCAGCATAGCGGATTTGCGACAGCCAGCAGGGACAACTGATCACCAATGACTGTGAAGAGTTCTCCTAATACTGCCAATTCGTCATTTGTGACGCAATGGGCAATCTGCATGGAAATAGCCGCAGCAAGTGTTACAAGTTTTTCACCACAACAGTTGTTCATGTCAGCTCAAACTTTCTGAAAAAATGAATTTCTACTGTTTCCGCGTCGATATAAGATTCCAGAGCATGATATGCATAGGGGAGAGGAAGCCGCTGAAACGGATAATGGTCATACATGAAATATCATCTCTTTATTCCCAATGTTATATTATACGCAGGGAAAATGCAATTGACAGAAAAAGGAGGATGCATTTTTAGTCGGGTTTGTATTATAATAAAAACGATTTGTTTTTATTGGGTGGGAAAAGGATGTATCAGGAAAAGAATAAAATTCGGAAAACACTTTCAGCATTTGCTGTTATCATAGTAGAACTGGCTCTTATGGCGGCGACGACTGTCGTTTTTGTTATGGCGTTTGAACACGTGGAGGCAAAGAACACCGAAGCAAAGCCGACGGCCGGCAGCAGTGTGCCTTCGTCCTCCGCCGCACAGTCGATTCCAAGCCAGACGAGTCAGCCGGCCGGTCAGCAGTTTCAGCAGCCGGATGACTGGAGGCTTGTTTTGGTCAATTACGAGCATACGCTTCCGGACACCTTCGAATCGAAAATCGTACATGCATTCAATGTGGATATGGACTCAAGAATTGTCGAACCGTTTCGTCAGATGCGCGACGCCGCTTTAAGGGACGATATTCACCTTTGGCTGTCTTCAGGCTATCGCAATGATGAGAAGCAGCAGAAGCTTTATTCGGAAGAAATTGAAGCTTTTTACAAAACAGGGATCAGCTATGAGGACGCGGTAAGCGAGGCTGCCAGATCGGTTGCGCCTCCGGGTACCAGCGAGCATATTACGGGGCTTGCCATTGATGTGAACGGTGTGCTTGAAGATTTCGGCGGCACCAAAGAATTCCACTGGCTTTCGGAGCACGCGCAGGATTACGGTTTTATCCTCCGTTATCCAAAGGACAAGCAGGATATCACCCATATCAAATACGAATCCTGGCATTTTCGCTATGTCGGGGTGGAACACGCGAAGAAAATGAAAGAACTGAATCTGTGCCTTGAGGAATATATAGACTATTTCAATAAAAATCAAACTGCTTCTCATTGAATATTACCCTCGAGTTTGGTATAATGAACCAATAGACAGGTTTCCAATTTCATAACAACGAGAGGGGTCTGGCAGTCAATGCAGCAAAAAACAGTAAGGACAAGGTTCGCGCCGAGCCCGACAGGCTTTATGCATGTCGGGAATCTCCGTACGGCTTTGTATGAATATTTAATTGCAAAATCGCTCGGCGGCACTTTTGTACTGCGTATTGAGGATACCGATCAGGAAAGGCTTGTACAGGGCGCCGTGGATATTATCTACAATACGCTTGAAAAAGTCGGCCTGAAGCACGACGAGGGACCGGATATCGGCGGCGGGTACGGCCCTTATGTGCAAAGTGAGCGCAAGGATATTTACAAACCGTATGCGGAACAGCTTGTCAGGGAAGGAAAAGCGTATTATTGCTTCTGCACCAAGGAGCGGCTGGACGCGCTGCATGAAAGCAAAGAGGACGGAACTTTTTCCGGGGGATATGACCGCCACTGCCGCGACCTGCCCAAAGAGGAGGTCGACCGGCTGCTTCAGGAGGGCACGCCGTATGTGATCCGCCAAAAGATGCCGATAGAGGGTTCCACCACCTTTGACGATGCTGTGTACGGTTCCATCACGATTGAAAACAGGGAGCTGGAGGATCAGATCCTCATTAAATCCGACGGTTATCCGACTTATAATTTTGCAAACGTTATCGATGACCACCTGATGCAGATTACTCATGTGGTCAGAGGCTGCGAGTACCTGACTTCCACGCCGAAGTACAACCTGCTTTATCAGGCTTTCGGGTGGGACGTGCCTACCTATGTCCATCTTCCGCTGATTATGGGAAAAAATGAGGACGGCAGCGTTTCCAAGCTGTCCAAGCGCCACGGCTCCACCGGTTTTGCGGACCTGATACGGGAAGGGTATCTGCCGCAGACCATTGTCAATTATATCGCGCTTCTGGGCTGGTGCCCGAAGGAAAACCGCGAGCTGTTTACGCTTTCCGAGCTCGTTGAAAATTTTTCGATCGACGGCATCAGCAAATCGCCCGCCGTGTTCGATTACGATAAGCTGACCTGGTTTAACGGGGAATATATCCGCGCCATGTCGGAGCAGGAATTTATAGAAAACGCCATGCCGTATTTCAGAGAGGTTTTTCCGGACGCGGAGCTGAACTGGCGGGTGCTCGCTTCCATTTTACAGCCCCGCGTGACCAAGCTTACGCAGATTCCGGAAATGATCGGATTTTTGAAGGAGCTGCCGGAATATCCGGCCGATTTCTTTGTGAATAAGAAGAGCAGGACCAATCTTGAAAATTCGGCCCAGATGCTGCAGGAGTCCATTGCGGAACTGGAGAAGACGGACGACTGGTCGGTGGAAGGACTGCACGATCTGCTGATTGCGCTTGCACAAAGGCTGGAAGTGAAAAACGGGACCCTGCTGTGGCCGGTGCGTATCGCGGCGGCGGGGATGACGGTCACGCCCGGCGGAGCGATGGAAATCCTTGCCATACTGGGCAAGAGGGAATCCATCCGCAGGCTTCGTATCGGTCTTGAAAAATTGCAGGCATAAGGAGCGGAAACGAAAATGAGTGACGAAATAACGACTGGCGGCGAAGCGGAAGCTTCCGGTAATTTTATTCATACCTTTATAGAAGAGGATATTGCTCCGCAGGGCAGGTTTGAGGGGAAAAGGGTCCACACCCGTTTTCCGCCCGAGCCGAACGGATACCTGCACATTGGCCACGCGAAGGCGATCTGCATCGACTTCGGTACCGCGGAGAAGTTCGGCGGTATCTGCAATTTGCGGATGGACGACACCAACCCGACCAAGGAGGACACGGAGTACGTGGACGCCATTCAGGAGGACATCCGCTGGCTGGGTTTCACCTGGGACGACCGTTTTTACTATGCCTCCGATTATTTTCCGAAAATGTATGAATTGGCCGTCAAGCTGATCCGGGAGAACCTTGCCTATGTCTGCGAGCTGACTCCGGAGCAGATGCGCGAGAACCGGGGCGACCTGACAAACCCGGCGGTCAGCCCGTACCGCGACAGGCCGGTGGAGGAAAGCCTCGATCTGTTTGAGCGCATGAAAAACGGGGAATTTGAGGATGGGAAAATGACGCTCCGCGCCAAAATTGATCTGGCCTCCGGGAATTTCAACATGCGCGACCCCGTGATTTACCGCATCAACCATATGACGCACCACCGCACCGGCAGCACCTGGTGCATTTACCCCATGTACGATTTCGCGCACCCCATCGAGGACGCTCTGGAGGGAATCACCCATTCGCTGTGCTCGCTCGAGTTTGAAGACCACAGGCCGCTTTACGACTGGGTCATCGACCACATCGATCTGCCGGACAAGCCCAGACAGATCGAATTTGCCCGTCTGGGCATCAACAACACCGTCATGAGCAAGCGCAAGCTCCGCCTGCTGGTGGAAAACAATGATGTCAGCGGCTGGGACGACCCCCGCATGCCCACGCTCTGCGGGCTTCGCCGCAGGGGCTACACGCCGGCCTCCATCCGGAATTTCTGTGAGCGTATCGGCGTTTCCAAGGTCAACAGCACGGTGGAGTACGGCTTTTTGGAGCACTGCCTGCGGGAAGATTTAAACAGGAACGCGCAGCGCACCATGGCGGTGCTGAATCCGGTCAAGCTGGTCCTGACAAATTATCCGAAGGATAAAACCGAGGAATTTGAAGTGGAGAACAATCCCGAGCGCCCCGAGGACGGCACAAGGACGGTTTTTTTCTCCCGCGAACTGTGGATTGAGAAGGAAGACTTTATGGAAGAGCCGGTAAAGGGTTACTTCCGGCTTTTCCCGGGCAATGAAGTGCGGCTGAAAACGACTTATATTGTTCGCTGCACCGGCTGTAAGAAAGATGAAAACGGCGATGTCACCGAGGTTTACGCGGAATATGACCCGCAGACCCGCGGCGGCAATACGCCGGACGGCAGAAAGATCAAGGGCACCATCCACTGGGTGGACGCAAAAACCGCCGCCGATGCGGAAGTACGTCTGTATGACAGCCTGTTTACCGTGCCGGACCCGGAAGCGGGGGACTTCCTTACCCAGCTGAACCCGGATTCCCTCAAGGTGCTGACCGACTGTAAGGTGGAACCGTCCCTCGCGCGAGCGGAGGGAGTTCATTCCTATCAGTTCATGCGTCAGGGATATTTCTGCCAGGATAGCCGCGACAGTACGCCGGAGCACCCGGTCTTTAACCGCTGCGTATCTCTGAAAGACAGCTTCAAAAAGAAATAAGGAATGCAAAAACTCGCTGCCGGAAAAGCAGCGAGTTTTTATGTCTGCCCGTATATTCCCTGTACGGCGACCTCTCCGGCGTTGATGGATAACAGGCTTCCGTCCCCGCACCGGACGATCAGTTCCCCGGCGGGGGAAATATCCACCGCCGTCGCGGTGACGGACTCTTGATTTCGGGTAAAGCCGACGGTACGGTTTAAGGAAACGCAGAGCGTTTTGTATTCCGCAAGGATCGCTTCGGGACGGTCGATATCATCGCACAGAATCTCTTCGAATTCCTTCAGGATTTTTTGAAGCAGTCCTATACGGGTGATTGGCCGGCCGCATTCCCTGCGCAGGGAGGTTGCCTTTCCGGACAGCTCGTCGGGGAAATTTTCCATATTCACATTGATGCCGATGCCGACGACGACGTACTCGATCCGGTCGATTTCCGCAGCCATTTCCGTCAGGATGCCGCAGACCTTTTTGCTTCCGATCACGATGTCGTTCGGCCATTTGATCATGGCCGGGGTATCCGTCTGTTTTCGGATCGCCCGGCAGACGGCGAGCCCGGCTAAGAGCGTGATGCCCGTTACCTGTACGGGCAGGCTGCCGGGCCGCAGCAGCACGGAAAACCACAGCCCCGTTCCGGAAGGGGATTCCCAGGTACGGCCAAGGCGGCCCTTGCCGCCGGTCTGCCGCTCCGCAATAAACAAACTGCCGTTCGGAGCGCCGGAAAGAGCCTGGCGTTTTGCCTGCGCGTTGGTGGAATCGATGCTGTCAAAGCTGAAAACGGTTTTTCCGAGCGCTTTTGTTTTCAGACCCGAAAGAATGGTCTCCGGCGTGATCTGATCGGGGGAGGAAACAAGGCGGTAGCCGCGGTTTGTAACGGATTCGATTTCATAGCCCGCGCTTCTCAGGGTGTTGATGTGCTTCCATACGGCGGTGCGGGAGACCAGCAGCTGCTCGCTGAGCTCCCCGCCCGAAACATAGTCGTTGCGCCCTTGCAGGTATTTTAATATTTCGTCCTTCGTAGACATGCGATCACGGCCTTTATTTCATAATTATAAACAGATTATACCCTTTTTCCCAGTAAGCGGGCAAGCAAATATGAAAAATATATTGTAGGTTCAGCGGATTTCGTGATATACTATATTATATATTTTTTAAAGAAAGTAAATTGCGGAAAGCGGGGTGCTGAACATGGATGTCAGGCCGGGTGATATTTTACAGATGAAAAAGGCGCATCCATGCGGAAGTAAAACCTTTCTTGTCCTTCGTTCCGGCATGGATTTTAAAATTCGCTGCACCGCCTGCGGGCATGAGATCATGGTTCCAAGGCTGAAATGCGAAAAGAATATTAAAAAGATTATCAGGGAAGAGCCGCAGCACGAATTGTAGCTCCTTTATTTATCAATAGAATCAATGAAGGAGAATGACTATGTTTGAAAATCTGGAAGTTTTTGAAAAACGGTATGAGGAGCTGAACCAGAAGCTCTATGACCCTTCGGTTTTATCCAATCAGGCCCTCTATACCGAACTGATGAAGGAGCATAAAAATATCACGCCCATCGTCGAAAAATACAGGGAATACCAAAAGGCCGTCCGCTCCATGGCGGAAGCGCGCGAGCTGCTGGAGGACGGCGGCCTTGATAAAGATCTGAAGGAAATGGCCGACGAGGAGTTTCAGGCCGCGAAATCGGATATTGAGCGGTGTTCCGAGGAGCTGAAAATCCTGCTTCTGCCGCGCGACCCCAATGACGACCGAAACGTCATCGTTGAAATCCGGGGCGGTGCCGGCGGCGAGGAAGCCGCCCTTTTTTCAGCCGTCCTGTACCGTATGTACAGCATGTACGCGGAAACGAAGGGCTGGAAAACGGAAATTCTGAACGTCAGCGAAACAGAGCTGGGCGGGTTTAAAGAAATCAGCTTTATGATTACCGGCGACGGGGCGTATTCCCGCCTGAAATATGAAAGCGGCGTGCACCGCGTGCAGCGCGTGCCGGAAACGGAGACGCAGGGCAGGGTGCACACCTCTACCGCCACGGTCGCTGTTCTGCCGGAAGCCGACGAAGTGGAAATCGAGATCAATCCGAAGGATTTACAGATCGACACCTACCGTTCCAGCGGGGCGGGCGGCCAGCACATCAATAAAACCTCCTCCGCAATCCGGATTACCCATTTGCCTACGGGCACGGTGGTAGAATGCCAGGATGAGCGGAGCCAGTACAAAAATAAAGACAAGGCAATGAAAGTGCTGCGTTCCAGGCTGTATGAGGCGAAGCTGCGGGAGCACGACGAAAAAATCGCCTCCGAACGCCGGTCACAGGTGGGAACCGGCGACCGTTCCGAGCGGATACGCACCTACAATTATCCGCAGGGGCGGATGACCGACCACCGGATTGGTCTGACTATTTACCGCCTGGACGATATCTTAAATGGGAGTCTCGATGAAATGATAGACGCTTTGATTACGGCGGACAGGGCCGCAAAGCTTCAAAACACTATAGACAACCAATCGGAAGAGAGAGAATAAAGCAATGCAGACCCTAAGGCTGAACGCAAACAACCGGGAAGACATCCTTACCGCCGCCCAGATTCTCAGGGACGGCGGTCTGGTCGGCATCCCGACGGAAACGGTTTACGGGCTTGCCGCCAACGCGTTGGACGGAAAAGCCGTCTCTGGTATTTTTGCCGCGAAGGGCAGGCCCATGGACAACCCTTTAATTGTACATATTTCTGATTTTGACCAGATTGGCCGGCTGGTTCGGGAAGTAACGCCCGAAGCCGAAAAGCTGGCAAAGGCATACTGGCCCGGTCCGATGACGATCATTCTGCCGAAGTCGGACAAAATTCCGGACGAGGTGAGCGCCGGGCTCGACACGGTCGCTATCCGTTTTCCGTCCCAT
Proteins encoded in this region:
- a CDS encoding M15 family metallopeptidase, translated to MYQEKNKIRKTLSAFAVIIVELALMAATTVVFVMAFEHVEAKNTEAKPTAGSSVPSSSAAQSIPSQTSQPAGQQFQQPDDWRLVLVNYEHTLPDTFESKIVHAFNVDMDSRIVEPFRQMRDAALRDDIHLWLSSGYRNDEKQQKLYSEEIEAFYKTGISYEDAVSEAARSVAPPGTSEHITGLAIDVNGVLEDFGGTKEFHWLSEHAQDYGFILRYPKDKQDITHIKYESWHFRYVGVEHAKKMKELNLCLEEYIDYFNKNQTASH
- a CDS encoding biotin--[acetyl-CoA-carboxylase] ligase translates to MSTKDEILKYLQGRNDYVSGGELSEQLLVSRTAVWKHINTLRSAGYEIESVTNRGYRLVSSPDQITPETILSGLKTKALGKTVFSFDSIDSTNAQAKRQALSGAPNGSLFIAERQTGGKGRLGRTWESPSGTGLWFSVLLRPGSLPVQVTGITLLAGLAVCRAIRKQTDTPAMIKWPNDIVIGSKKVCGILTEMAAEIDRIEYVVVGIGINVNMENFPDELSGKATSLRRECGRPITRIGLLQKILKEFEEILCDDIDRPEAILAEYKTLCVSLNRTVGFTRNQESVTATAVDISPAGELIVRCGDGSLLSINAGEVAVQGIYGQT
- a CDS encoding DUF951 domain-containing protein, which gives rise to MDVRPGDILQMKKAHPCGSKTFLVLRSGMDFKIRCTACGHEIMVPRLKCEKNIKKIIREEPQHEL
- the gltX gene encoding glutamate--tRNA ligase, translated to MQQKTVRTRFAPSPTGFMHVGNLRTALYEYLIAKSLGGTFVLRIEDTDQERLVQGAVDIIYNTLEKVGLKHDEGPDIGGGYGPYVQSERKDIYKPYAEQLVREGKAYYCFCTKERLDALHESKEDGTFSGGYDRHCRDLPKEEVDRLLQEGTPYVIRQKMPIEGSTTFDDAVYGSITIENRELEDQILIKSDGYPTYNFANVIDDHLMQITHVVRGCEYLTSTPKYNLLYQAFGWDVPTYVHLPLIMGKNEDGSVSKLSKRHGSTGFADLIREGYLPQTIVNYIALLGWCPKENRELFTLSELVENFSIDGISKSPAVFDYDKLTWFNGEYIRAMSEQEFIENAMPYFREVFPDAELNWRVLASILQPRVTKLTQIPEMIGFLKELPEYPADFFVNKKSRTNLENSAQMLQESIAELEKTDDWSVEGLHDLLIALAQRLEVKNGTLLWPVRIAAAGMTVTPGGAMEILAILGKRESIRRLRIGLEKLQA
- the prfA gene encoding peptide chain release factor 1, which encodes MFENLEVFEKRYEELNQKLYDPSVLSNQALYTELMKEHKNITPIVEKYREYQKAVRSMAEARELLEDGGLDKDLKEMADEEFQAAKSDIERCSEELKILLLPRDPNDDRNVIVEIRGGAGGEEAALFSAVLYRMYSMYAETKGWKTEILNVSETELGGFKEISFMITGDGAYSRLKYESGVHRVQRVPETETQGRVHTSTATVAVLPEADEVEIEINPKDLQIDTYRSSGAGGQHINKTSSAIRITHLPTGTVVECQDERSQYKNKDKAMKVLRSRLYEAKLREHDEKIASERRSQVGTGDRSERIRTYNYPQGRMTDHRIGLTIYRLDDILNGSLDEMIDALITADRAAKLQNTIDNQSEERE
- a CDS encoding glutamine--tRNA ligase/YqeY domain fusion protein, whose amino-acid sequence is MSDEITTGGEAEASGNFIHTFIEEDIAPQGRFEGKRVHTRFPPEPNGYLHIGHAKAICIDFGTAEKFGGICNLRMDDTNPTKEDTEYVDAIQEDIRWLGFTWDDRFYYASDYFPKMYELAVKLIRENLAYVCELTPEQMRENRGDLTNPAVSPYRDRPVEESLDLFERMKNGEFEDGKMTLRAKIDLASGNFNMRDPVIYRINHMTHHRTGSTWCIYPMYDFAHPIEDALEGITHSLCSLEFEDHRPLYDWVIDHIDLPDKPRQIEFARLGINNTVMSKRKLRLLVENNDVSGWDDPRMPTLCGLRRRGYTPASIRNFCERIGVSKVNSTVEYGFLEHCLREDLNRNAQRTMAVLNPVKLVLTNYPKDKTEEFEVENNPERPEDGTRTVFFSRELWIEKEDFMEEPVKGYFRLFPGNEVRLKTTYIVRCTGCKKDENGDVTEVYAEYDPQTRGGNTPDGRKIKGTIHWVDAKTAADAEVRLYDSLFTVPDPEAGDFLTQLNPDSLKVLTDCKVEPSLARAEGVHSYQFMRQGYFCQDSRDSTPEHPVFNRCVSLKDSFKKK
- a CDS encoding DUF6774 domain-containing protein, with amino-acid sequence MNNCCGEKLVTLAAAISMQIAHCVTNDELAVLGELFTVIGDQLSLLAVANPLCCPDSGKKVPPKQENDSA